CTCCCAATGGAAATATTCCACCTAATGAAACTGTCGTAATTATCCGTGGATCATCAGATTTTTTTAGTAGGTCTATACATTTTCGAATTATCACCAGCGGAGAACGCAAGTTGATATCTAGTTCATGTTCAATGCTTTCAACACTTCGTTCATCGAATCTGGCTGTAGTGGTAATTGCGGCATTTGGAATAAGAACATCAATATGTCCATACTTCTGCGAAATATCTTCTATCGCCCGATCAATTGCGTTGCGGTCAGTAAGGTCAAGTGCGATTGCATGATGTCCAGTCCCTGGGAGCCCCGCTATAACTTTTTCTAGGCGTTTTTCATCTAAGTCGAGCAGGACCAGTCGGGCACCACTTGAGGCAAACTCATGAGCTAAATGAGAGCCAATACCACCGGCGCCGCCGGTGATCACAATTACCTTATGCGCAAAGAC
This DNA window, taken from bacterium, encodes the following:
- a CDS encoding SDR family oxidoreductase, which gives rise to MKYVFAHKVIVITGGAGGIGSHLAHEFASSGARLVLLDLDEKRLEKVIAGLPGTGHHAIALDLTDRNAIDRAIEDISQKYGHIDVLIPNAAITTTARFDERSVESIEHELDINLRSPLVIIRKCIDLLKKSDDPRIITTVSLGGIFPLGETPLYTISKFGLRGAMLSMSLDFASKGIKAGSVMPSATDTPMLQREAVDGGNSLQFMDPPQKTADVAKAFMKMLDKPKFEVYPKPSESWLVRIAMLFPSQLPLLMPLFVGKGERGHKRYLKELELRGIARQVNGVWEIIE